The Malaclemys terrapin pileata isolate rMalTer1 chromosome 7, rMalTer1.hap1, whole genome shotgun sequence nucleotide sequence AAACCAAGTGGAGCTCCGAAGAGGTGATTGCAGAGAAAGCCAGGCTTTTGTTAACCTATGGGAGACAGCTGGGGAGAGAAAAGGGATTGGGGGTCTCCTGTGCATAATGCTCTTCCCACCAACAGAGATTTCCCCACCCTTCCTTGAGGCCAGACTGTGCGGGGAGGGGGTCGGGGGATGCGTATATAGGGTGGTGAGACCAGAATCACATAATCTACGGGAAGGTCCAATTCCAGCCAGCTACTTCCAAGAACGGGGAAGCAGAGAGATGAGAAAGCGAAGGTGAATCCAACTTTGAAAGCATTGTGAGAGTGGCATCTCTACAAGTGTGGAATACCTTAATAGCAAGGCAGTGATGGCACAACACTGGGTGAATCTGAAGGGCAGGAAGATACGGATATAGCCAGTGCCCTCCCTGCTTATGGgagggcttggactagatgaatCAAAGATGCttttctatttattatttgtattgtcctGAAGCCCTGACCAAAataaaggccccattgtgctggtggCAGCACATGCACAAAACTGCCCCTGTCCCAAGAAGCTTACAAACCAAACAGACAAGATGAAGCGCAGTTATCCCCAATGTACAGACAGTGAGCTGAAGGACACAGACATTAGAACCAAGATcccctgagttccagcccagtgccttaaccacaaaaccaggAGGGAGAGACTCCAAGGCGTTGGGGTGTGTGGCTTTGAGTTGTGGCTGGCACCATGGAAGACTCAGCCCGGACCAGGCTGACACACCTCACCTGAAGACTTGTTGCCCTTCATTCCATAGACATAGACGTCCTTGACGAAGGCCTGGAGCTCCAGGTCCTCACACACGACCTCATCACTTTCGTAGTAGATGTCAATCACGTCTGTCATGAAGCTTCAGCCACAGCAAGGGAACAAAGAGCAGAAGGGAAGCCCTGTCATTTCCTGGAGACCCTTTGCCGTGGTGTCTCAGATAGCACATCAAACATTGCACTGGCAGGCGGGCATGGCCACAACCTTCCGAACATGCATTTGCTCCCAGGACAGGAGGCAGTGGAGGGTGGAGGACTCCATGATCTCAGAGGGCCTCAACATGGCTTGGGTGGGGAGTCCCTCTAGCAGCTCCGAGTCATCTGCAACTATGGCATTATCTCTGGCCTTTGCACAGCTCCTTCAGCCTGCTCAGAACGATGTCATTCCCtgatccccccacccctgttcttTGACTCCCTCCATTTATTCTCTCTGGCCTCCTCAATCAAGTCTGCATTTCTTGCCTTCCCCTTTGAGGCTCTGCCTAGATCTCTGATGACATTTCTTCATATTCCCTTCtgcctaaacctccctttctctcctcctccatcttTATACTCTTTGGCTGCAGCTCCTTCCTAATCCAGTGCACTAAGTGAtcatcctctctctattctgacACTTCCATTGAACTCCCTCCCTCTGCAAGGGCTGCTGACGCGAAGTGCTCTTAAACAAAATCTTGCAGCAGCCGGAGATAAAGCTCTCCACATTCTCCACTGTCTTCCCCCTGGGGTAAAAAAATGCTCCCAGTTCTCCACTAACCCCACTGGCAGCATTTTAGATCCACCTCGTCCAGATGAAGAGGACTATACCAGGTGCAGGGCAGTGCAAAATCGACCCCTGTGTATCAGAATTGACTTCCTTTCACTGCATTGCATTTAGCCTACAACTGGAAGAGTAATTTGCCATGTGACCAGTGACCAGTATCTGCACCCCACATCTGAGCCACTTAAGAACAGAGCAAACAATATTAACAGTGGCACTTACTGTGTTGGAGGACCCTAGTTGAGGTGTACTCTAGTGCTTAGGAGAGTCACCGTGACTAGGCCCCTGCATGACAACACGTTCACAGGTCAGTGTGTCACAGACACTCTAACATGTACAATTTGAGAGTTCAGAAACTGAACAACTCGTTAATGAAGGATGTTTCACTGaggaccagattctgacaccctcCCACCATGCTGTCTAGCACCTGcaagcactcccattggctgccatGGGGCTATTGATGGAGTaaagtactattcagtatttgtAAAGGCATATAAGCAAGATTAATCAGTAAAGGGGAGAAAAACACCACCAAGTGCATCAAGAAAATAACCACATGAAAGATGGGATTTCTTTGCCTTTCATCTGGGATCTAACAGTGTTGGGAGATACTCAAGATAAACAGCTGCCAAACCAAGAGCTGAGCATGGGGGAGAAGAATGTGAACCAGAGTTTCCAAATATGCTGACTATTAATAACATGCATTAATGCTTTCAGTTCAAGAGGGCTTTAACTCAGTTTAGCTGAAGCCTAATTGGCTTAAGCCAGAGAAAGTCACTCTCGAGCCAAAATAATGGCCTGTCCACATGTGAAATCACAACTCTCTGGTGTGAATGAGGCCTATTGACCCTGCAGAGCTAACAACTCTGGGACAGGAAGATAGATTCTATTCTGGCTCGTCCATCACTGATAGTACAGTTGATTATGTTCCATCTTGTGGCCAAATTCAACCCTTGTTTAACCCCATGCACTCCTACTGAAAAGCATGGGCTGCACAAGTGTCTctgggggcagaatttggccagcaGAATCTCTGTTGCTGGTCAagacacacaaaaagaaaagtaCCCAGCATGGCTCCCAGAGCCCAGGTTCaatttgcagggctggcaaccccccccccccccccgacatttTTACTTGCAAGAACAGGCAGGCAGGTTTGATCCAAAGTGACAGAGACACAGTGTCTCCTACCTCTTTATTGCCTCCCAGACTTTGATGCCATCATCCCGATAGTAGTAATATGGGATATCTTCCTTGCTGTCCATCCCTTTGGCTTTGATTTCCTCTGGGAAGCAGAGGGAACTGTAGGTAAGTTCTTTTGTTGCTCGCTGGACCATTTGCACATGTCCACCTCCGCCAGTGGCATTCGCCTTCAGTGTAAAAAATGAGACTCAAGAGCATTAGGAGAACGTGGTTGCCCTTGTTGAGGTCTCACACGCTGTCCTGTCCACCTCCCAGCAGCTAGTATGGGAGCAGGCCCATGCACATGTTTCTGCAGGAGAAACTCAAACCTCCATGTGAATTACTATTGGCTTAGCCAAACAGAGTGAGACTGCACATTTGGGTTTGAATCTTTCACACTCATTTAGCAGATCATCATTCACATCCAGGGTTTTTCCAGACTGGTTTTCTCCCACTTATAGCATCTCCTAATAATACCTTCCATTTATTGCCAAAGGATCCCAAAACACTTTaccacacatacatgcacacacgcaCCCCAGAATCACTGTCACTAGAATGCAGTCACATCTGGGGTGGAACATGCCAGCAGCTTAACTGTGCACCATAATTTTACACGACAGTTTATGACAGGAGGCAAAGACGGATACAGCATCCAATTCGAGGGgtagtaagggtggcagtatGTAATTaatcaaactggaatttggccaaaACAACTGGATCGCATCTTATGAAATGTGCAATGGGACCAAATCAGAAGTGGCCAAGGCTTCAGTTTACATCTCATGCGGAAGTATGGCATGCCTGTAACAAACTGCATCATAACAGCATcagattaaatattttaaaaaatgttcttccCTCTAAGTTTCTCTCTTTCTAATATATGGCCCCACCACCTTCCTATCACTCATCTAATATTTATTGAATTCTAGTTGCTTCTTAACCTAATCATCTGCATCTGACCCCAAATGGAAACTGCTCTCAGTGGAGGCTCATTTACTGAAAGACAGCAAAATCATTATCTGCGAGCATCCCAAGCTGCAATTCTTCCCAAGACACTTATCTCATTTTCATTAGTTACCAGCTGGCCTCCTGCCTGACTGATTCTCTGCCAATATATGGCAGGGTTTTTCCTTCAGTGAGCAGTTACCTGTGAACTTCTGCATGGAGTTGTCTGCAATGCATACATGATGCTGTAGCACAGACAGggtgctggaataaattgcctagggaggttgtggaatctccatctctggagatatttaagagtaggttagatgaacgtctatcagggatggtctagacagtatttggtcctgccatacaggcaggggactggattcgatgacctctcgaggtcccttccagtcctagaatctatgaacctatgaTCCAGTCATGCTTAGCTAGTGAAATCTGAGACAACTGCAGCCCAAAGTGGAATGGCTGCAAGTTGATAGCAGCAGCAGTTCCAAAATTCATCATCACAAAGCCATGATTCTGCTGTTTTTTGCAATTCAAGGAAATGGTGGTCAGGATTGACGCAGGGGACTGGTGGTCCATAGAAACCTATCTTGATTTCAGCATCTTCTAGCAGGGCGTTTAGTGAGACCTGGTTTATCTCCTTGTCTTATCAGACCCTTACACTATTTTTAGTACACAACCCAGTTCCCATGCAAATAAACACTTCAAAAATGAAGTCTAAGAACTACACTTAAATAAGGTTAACTTTTGGGCACAAACAACACAACAATGACATCTAGTATTCAACACACAAACACCATGGGTAAACATCTTCACAAGCACCTAAAGTCCCAttttcacttctgaaaatgggccATAGCCTCCTAAAtcactcaggtgcttttgaaaattgtaccctacAGCCCTATAATGTACAAACATACCATGTATTAGCTTCTATATCTATAAAGTTATACACGTCTGCATATAATTGTGTTTGTATGTATATGCCCACATGCACTTGTATATTATATAAGCTCAGTTCACACAATCCAAACAGCCATTAGTGCCTATGATACTTGATTACTACAGACCCCATTCAGTTTTGAATTGGTCAATTAAAGGTGAAAGGCAGTATCTTCATGTTGTCTCGTGCAACTTTTTGAACATCTAGCACAAGAAACAAAACACAGCGCAACAGATAAGAGAGTAAGCCTTACAGTCAGAGGAAGGGTTGCAAGGTAGTTGACGGGGGAAGGAAAGCAGAAGCATGATTGTCTCACCTTGTCAAAGAGGCCACATTCACAGATGAGCTGCTCTCGGGCTTTGGTGTTGATGGCTATTGTGAAGCGCACATGGGGTACCAGGAGCTGTGCAGGAAAAGAGAAATGAGAAAGGAGCACAGTTTGATTCACCCTTTATGATTTCATCTCATAGCAAATGTCTGACAAGTTTAAAGACCTGAAATTTCAGACTTTGTTGTGATGTCACCTTGGAGTGCAACCAACCAAACTATCTATACAACTAATACAAGTTTGTTTTCTCCTGGTTCAAAATATTCAGCCCACAGAAAGGAGAAAAGTCCCTGAAAGCTGCAAACCTTTGTAAGTTTTGAGCCACTCCTTCTCAGTCAGTCCTTGTTGAAACAGAGTGATAATCTCTCCGGCACACGCTCTTGCTGGAATCTATTATTCTTCCTTGAAAGTAATTACCTACCTTGAAAAGGGGGTGCACAGCAGGCAGCTGCCGGAACATGGCTATACCAAACACTTCTGAAATTAAGTGTGTCCGCAGAAGATGGGTCACAGTCTGATGCATGTGGAAATCCGAAGAGCGAACCCAAATTTTCGCCAATAACCAGTCGTATTTGTCATCTGACGGGAGGAAAATGGGATTGTCTGGTCCAGGGATTTGACTGATCTGAAAGggttaaaaatcattttttaaaacaccGCCCATAACAATGCACAGTGCCCCATTAATGGCTCAGACAACAAACATACCTGGATAGCAATGGGAACTATCTTATTCTCCATGTTCTTATACAGTAAGCAGATGGGTGCAGCCAGGTACTGTAATGTGCATGGGTCTGTTTTATTGGCATCAATACCATCCAGCAGTTCATAGTCCACTAGGAAAATGTTCCCTTGctgcagaaagagaaaagggggcaACACATTTAAGCAGagagggaagggggcacaggaaCCGACTCACCAGACGAGAGCATTCTGCCTCTGATAGTCTCAAATGCTTTGGACAAGGTGCAAGATACCCCATAGTGAACTATTACAGAATAATTTGCCCATGTGGGAAGATTCTTCTAACCCACATCAGTTAGAGGTTGGTTTATGTCCTGTAATTGTATTCCGGCAGTTGGACCAGGCTAACCCAAGCTGTGCTTTGTTTAACTTACCATTTAAAGATCTAACTTTTTTCTAGGAGGCTGTTTGCTTTAGTGACATGCATCTTGCTGGGGCTCAACAGCTTTTTATCCAGCTTGGCTTTTCTTATGCGTGAGATATGATGATCATTTGCAGAACACATTAGCCACATCTCTGTGGTACTTCACTGGGGTCAATTGGTTTGAGTATGCACAGTCCAACATTCCGAGTTTGCTTTAGCTTCCTAAACTTGCTAAAGGAGTTATGCTCTTTTTAGGCGTTTGCATTGTGGTCACTTGACACATGCCATCACATCACACTGCCAGCCCAGGACAGACTATATGCCAAGAGCGATGGCTTATCCCCACCCCCATGTTTCTTTGCCATTGCGACTCCACTCTGCATAATGTAGGAGAGCAAACCACCGCTCGGAGTGAGCCAGGAATTCATTCCATTCCATCCTAGCCTTTTGCTGAAACTGTCAGTAAGGGAAACAAGATGGATCAGGtgatcttttattggatcaacttctgttggtgagagacacaagcctTTTAAGCCACACTCAGAAGCTTGTTTCtgtcaccaacacaagttggtccaataaaagatattaccttacccaccttgtctctctgctaTCATGGGAATGTcatggctacaactacagtgTAAGGGGGACAGTTAGTGCCAACTGCAGCACTATTTTTTGTGATAGGGATATTTCTCTAATGGGAACTGGACTAAAACTTGCCTACTCAAACTGCAGGCGTTCTCCTCGGAAgtgaaaaaagtgaacagaattgcTCTAATCTAAAAAGTTGGCTTTGCCATTACAAACCACATGAAAGGAGATAACTGAAACCATGCCAGGATAGCACGGTGATTGGAGTGTTGTTATAAATATGGAGAGACAAGGTGAAAGAACAAGTCAATGCTCATTCAATGCTGTACCTTTATTTCCTCTTCCAGAGTCAGGTTCCTTTCCAGGCTGCATTCTACCATATCGGTGGTAACTGGAAGCTTTTTGGGTAGCTCTTTGCATCTTTTGATCATTACAGGATTGCATCCATTCAGGAACTGGTATCCAAACATAAAATCTTCCTGCCAGTGCTGCATCACGTATTCTGAAGGAGACACAAACATGCAGCACCCATATCACTACCTGCTGATGGTTTTTGCATTTTACTGTGCACAGAACCTCACTAAGTAAATGAGATATccagaaaaggattttttttcaatatatttGTGTCCTACATGTAATACGGGTTTATAACAGTCACTCAAATTAAACTGCCCTTGTAGTCGCAAAAGGATAATAAAATATCTTCACTGTTCACTTTCTGTTCTAAGCTATTGCACATTGTATCATTAAACGACCACTCTGTTCCCACCCACTTGTGGCTACATTTCAGTAGGGAGTGAAGCAATTCTTGAATACAGAaagtttgcaaagcattttggaaaCCTTTTGGTCCTGTAGAGATCTAAGATCGTTAGGTATGGGAATGAATTATAATCATACAGGGAGATTCTGCATCCACTTGTACTAGATTAGGCAACATTACACTAACAAAATGCAAAATTCATTCAGCcttttttttgttgcttgtttgtttttgttctattttttgCCATGCTATTACTTTTGTGTTGCACTGGGTGTTTTCCACCATTATCTTGTGTTGTAGATTTCATAACGTCATGCTGCCGTTCCAGCCAATGACACATGAGACAGGAACACCCAATATTCACATTTCAACATCAGGTTACAGCAAAAGAAAGTTCAGTTGATGcctcatggggggcagggagagatttCCAGTATTTCTTCTTTTCTGCCTGACCAGACATTTTTATGAAAGCTCCTTCTTGTCTACTCTAGCTTAAAGCAAGAAGACCACAGACATATGGAAATATAAAGATGAATGGATCTGAAaagtaatatatttgaagacagcAATTGCTTTCTACCAGAAGTAAAATATTGTGGATTGCTTCAAGCTTATATTTCCATCATGCTTGCAAATTGCACAGTGATTTTGTATCTGTACTGGAAGTTGGGATGAGGTGGCAACATTTCTCATGTTTGGGACAGAAACCATGGGATTGCAAAGAACAGTAACTTGAACTCATCCTCATACTCATCCcggttctgcaaacacttacacatatgcttagctttaagcaggggaatggtcatATTAAGCATTAATCCTAATTAAATCAAAGTCAAGCACATACACAAATGTTTGCGGCACTGGAGAGCCTTATTAGGACAGAAAAGTTATTAGTTAATTTATATGGCTTTCATCTATAATAAAGTACTTTAGGAAACCATCTTATTACATATAACAAAATATTGTAATCAGGTTTTAACAGCTCTGCATGCCCTATGTGGCATTGTTTCTTGTATTCAAGAGATCATAAGCATTACCCATATTTTTGTTAATTCCCATTTTGCTTGACTAAACAGTTAATAGCTTCAGGGAATCTATGTATAAAATTCTTAACCAGCACCTAAGGAagtttaaagggacaccatcaacttaaaaaaacctaaacattcttctgtctgaaaatattttacctaCTATTGTTTCAAGTAACAGCGGAGATTACTACAATTAACTGAAAGGGATCAGAgacaaatgtgttttattttggtaCCTGACAGCACTTGGTAtagagtcagtttcactgtttccctttCATAGTCAGGGAGGGCAGTTTCtcctgtttgtgtgggtctttcacatagcaacacagagagaaaaacataaataaatttgATTGTAAAGCCCCAAACATTGGCAGGAGAACTTGGGAGCAGgtgtaatcatagaaatgtcagacTTGGAGAGGCCTTGAGAGGTCCTAAAGTCCATCTCCCACACACTAAGGCAGGACCAACACATGAAACTACTTTTGATTCATTTTTGGattagcattttcaaaagtgcatttaGGTTTCTATACCCTACTAATTTTCAGTaagaattaggagcctaaatcacttttgaaaatggggctttgGGTTTGGTTCTCTGGTCTGGGCCAGGCAGGATTTCCACAacagtcccttctagccttaaattcGATGAATTTGAAGTGTaaagttttcagaagtgcccaagGGATAGATTTAAAAGGTATctaggcatctaaagatgcagacaggtgcctgatgggattttcaaaagcacttgaacagattaagtgcctaactctccttgaaatcaatgggatttgggcacctgacctgcttaagtgctttgaaaaatcccactgggTGCCAATGTGcatcttcaggtgcctaaatacctttgaaagtcTGTCCCTAAGTGACTTGGGGACTTTGACAGTGTTCATAGATTTCCTaaaagctagaagggaccacctagtctggcctcctgcctaGTACGGAGCAGAAAACCTCCCCCAGGGaattctgcctccagcccagctatTTGTGTTTGAAGTAGCACTTGGTTTTCGAGTTGAGTGGTGTCCTTTTGGCCCCATAAACTAGAGTTCTAACTGCTCATCTAAACTGTGCTTTTCAGACAGCATGTGGCTGAGGCAGATCAGAACAGACCAGACGCTCAGGCGTGAGCCACTTCCGTTCCAGTTAGTACTAAGAAAGGGGAACAATTAGTCACTCTCTAAAGCAAATACTGACAAGTGAAGACAAACCCACCAGAGATTGTATTGCTGATTCGGACAAAGATCTTCTCGAAATCTGCAAAGTCACTCCAGGAGGACTGGAACATGTGCATGAAGCGGTTGACATAGAGATTCTCCATCCTATGGAAAAGACGACAACACTAAAAAGCCATTTGCAGCCTCCTCACCAGCCCTTCTTATAATTCTCCCCTTACCACACACTCATAGTAAATTTCATGGTGGTGAACTGTGTGACATTATCCTCtctaaagggctctgggctgcatCTACACCCATCTATAGAACTACGTTCAAATATTTAGGCtcaaaattcccccccccccccccccgctctcccttgtgggagaaagaaaaagacagaaCCAAACGTGACCGATGCTAGCCATGTCACTTCATgcatgggagggggctcgggtGCTGGGTTCAGAGAACCTGAATGGAACagactgggctgggggtgcttagGAATTCCCTCATTGGTACGTTGGCAGCTCAAATCCACGCCACATTGTTTAACCCGATCAACAGCAGGTCTAGATGGCCTTGTAGTAAAAATGCTATCGGAGCGAAGTATTATTAAAAACACTTGCCACTGGTAGCATTGGGGAGAGGCATTGGTGTTAGACCAACACTGGGTGAGTTGTTAAAAACATTCCCCGTAGATGAGACACTATTTATCTAGCTATGCTAAGTACATCTATGGTCCCCCATCACTGTGGAATTTTAGCACCCAACAACccttaatggatttatcctcacaactcccctttggggcagggcagtgccttCATCCCCATTAAATACAGGGGGAAGTGAGGCCCAAGCGACTAAGCCATAGCTcctcaaagggacttaggtgcctaatgcacattgatttaaatgggacttaggcaacTAAGCATCTTTGAAGATtcggccctaagtgacttgcccaaggtcacaacacaggaagcctgtggcagagaacACGCTTGAAGCCAGGTCTTCCAAGTCCTAGGTGATCCCCAACCACCTTGCCTGGAATTTCACTCAACCTGGTCTCCAGAATACAAGCAGCACCAGCAGTCGCAGAGCAAGTTTCTTCACAGTGCCCCATCAATAAGCCTCAGCCttagagcaggaggggagggagttcaGCTCCTGTGCAAATCCAAGAGTCACCCTGGGgtgttttcgccttcctctgcagcatggggcacgggtcacttgcaggtttaaactagtgtaaatggtggagtctctgtaagaTCTTAAACCATGGACTTCAGTAATCCAGCCAGACGTTAGGGGGGTAttgcaggagtggatgggtgcggttctgtggcctgcgatgtgcaggaggtcagactagatgatcacgatggtcccttctggcctgaaaatctCTCAGCCTGTGAGTTTAAGGACAGAAAGCTCCACCAGATCGTCTGGCCTGAACTGTATCCCACCGGCCGCtagcaccacccagcacctgcacacaaAACCCAGCAAGTGACATTAGTGCTAATTGTAGGGGCGGCGTATGATGTGGCCAGCTGTCTTCTGGGGAGTGGACTAAGGGTGGAGTTTTCAAACACGCCTAcgtgatttaggcacctaactccctttgaaaatcctacttgTTCTACGTAGGTCTCAGCATCAGAATCTCATGCTTCTGGACGCAAGGTTATTATTGCAGGAGCTATGGAGGATTTTCCCCTTGTGCCTATTACTGCAAAACAAGgatgtgtttgttttattgttaccttcctccaccccacccccccgccacatTCCTCTCTTCCATTGCATTCTGACTGACTTGTAGACAGTCAAGTCTACTTGTAGTCAGACAAGTCTCTGTCCCTTGTCTTTACAAGGGTGTTACTGCAGCAGAAATATGTTCATTTGTTTTGCCTTCATCTGTAACAGGTATGTGCCATGGACAGAGGCAGGATACTGCACTCAGTGGACCAACAGTCCAAACAAGAGCCACATCCAAAACCTACACCAGGAAAATCTAATCTCGGAGTGGTAGAAGAGGGAATGATGTCAATGGGTGTAATCTAGTAGGGTTTTAGTGAACTAGCCGATAATACATCATGTGGGAAGCCAGGCCAGTAGATACCATTTCTCAGTCTGGCGCTGACATTGATAACTGGCTAACAGAGAGGCCGAAGAAGTTATAATAAACGGCAACATGAATTCATAAAACAGTAAGGGTGGGATGCTTTGAGAACTCTCTGTGTTATTCAGTCAGTGGGATAATGTGATGCTCTATTTAATTAAGTGAAAATCTCAAGAACCAAATAATCTGATTTAAGAAATAGTCTGAACACTGGCCTGGAAGTCAGACACTCCCCAGTTCTAATCCGAGCTCAGACACAGGCTTCCTCTATAgctttggtcaagtcacttcactgctcggtacctcagttttcccacctaTAAATAGAGATAATCAGATTGATTTACCCCATGGGCTTAAAGTTAGTGAAGTGCTATGCACATGCAAAGCTTTAGtattattaaaaagaaatcacTTCTTTCAACTGAAAGGTGAGGAGTGGGCTGGACCGGAGGAGGGCTTTGTCCTGACACTGGGGCTGGACTGGAGGAGTGGCTTTGTGCTGACACTGACAATTTGTTGAGTAGAAACTGACCAGCACCACTAAGGTGAACCAGGCAATGAGCAAGGGATGTCTGCGGAGACTACCTGAGGATCTGAAGTAACAGCTTGTGGGAAAGTGGCCAGAAGAGTGAATTCATTGTCAGTCAAGGCAGATTTATGCCCCTTGACTAGGACAGCACTAGACACAGCCAGGGAGGGCAAAAGGCTGGAGTGGCAGGAAGAAATAGTTTGCAAAATGGCCCCCAGAAAGTGATGGCAGCAaatgagggaaaaaaataaaaggtgttTGGCtgcactgagaggagaatttatCCATGAATCCAGGGAGATAAGATGCTAAACAGGGTCAGGTGTGAAATCATCCATTTGTTTCTGGGTACCAAGATTATAACAGAAGAAGTAACAAGAGGTACCTGAGTGGTGCACTAAGAGCGAAAGCTGGTGGATCTGTGTAGCCGGAAAAGAAGGTGATTTACAGGACATCTGATCCTAGTTTATAGGGATCAGAAAGGATCATACAAGGACCAAAAGAAGGCCCTTCTCTGAGCATCAAGAAGGGAGACTAAAGCATGGACATGATTTTAGGCTAAGGCGAGATAACAGGAAGGGCTGCTTCCCCCAGAGGGTCATTGGTTGTTGGATGAGTCTCAGGAAGAAGCAAGAAGTGAGCAGAATTATAAGTGAATTTACAGACCCTACTTGGGAGCTGCTTGTCCAGTTTAAATTTCCTGTCCAGCCAGACCCAGCAGGTTCTAAAGCCCTAACTAGCAAGTTAACAAAGCACTTACCTTTACAAAGCTAAATATGCAGAAAATCATTTCAAATCCTACCTGCGTTGCCAGTTTTggctggac carries:
- the ALOX5 gene encoding polyunsaturated fatty acid 5-lipoxygenase, encoding MPSYTVTVATGTQWFAGTDDYIYLILEGTAGCSERHLLDKPFYNDFERGAIDSYDVTVAEDLGEIQLLKIEKRKYWVHDDWYLRYITVKTPVGDHLEFPCYRWITEDKEIVLRDGRAKLHRDDKTQILKQHRRKELEERQKMYRWKEWHPGFPLSIDANCHSDLPRDIQFDSEKGVDFVLNYSKAMENLYVNRFMHMFQSSWSDFADFEKIFVRISNTISEYVMQHWQEDFMFGYQFLNGCNPVMIKRCKELPKKLPVTTDMVECSLERNLTLEEEIKQGNIFLVDYELLDGIDANKTDPCTLQYLAAPICLLYKNMENKIVPIAIQISQIPGPDNPIFLPSDDKYDWLLAKIWVRSSDFHMHQTVTHLLRTHLISEVFGIAMFRQLPAVHPLFKLLVPHVRFTIAINTKAREQLICECGLFDKANATGGGGHVQMVQRATKELTYSSLCFPEEIKAKGMDSKEDIPYYYYRDDGIKVWEAIKSFMTDVIDIYYESDEVVCEDLELQAFVKDVYVYGMKGNKSSGFPKTIKTREKLSEYLTVAIFTASAQHAAVNFGQYDWCSWIPNSPPTMRQPPPTEKGTVTIEQIVESLPDRGRSCWHLGAVWALSQFQENELFLGMYPDEHFVEKPVKQAMMKFRKDLDEIVSVITERNKNKKLPYYYLSPNRIPNSVAV